The genomic interval CGGCGGCGTACGCGACGGCGGCGAGCGCGAGGAGCGAGAGCGCGAACCGGACGCCGACCCGTCGCGTGTCCATGCTCGGTGTGAACGCGGACGCGTAAGAAAAGTATCGCCCTACACGTGCTCGTCGAGGAACTCGACGGTCGTCCGGTAGGCCGTGATGCGGTTCTCCAGCTTGCTGAAGCCGTGGCCCTCGTCCTCGAAGACGAGTTTCTCGACGGGGACGTGTTCGCTCGCCTCGTCGGCGACCTGTTCGGCCTCGCCGACGGGGACGCGAGGGTCGTTCGCGCCGTGCATGACGAGCAGGGGCGCGCGAATCGACGAGATGTTGTTGATCGGACTGATGGATTCGAGGAACTCGCGGTCGTGTTCGAGACTGCCGTACTCGGCTTCGCGGTGTTCGCGACGCCACTCGCCCGTGTTTTCGAGGAAGGTCACGAAGTTCGCGATGCCGACCACGTCCACGCCGGCCGCCCAGAGGTCGGGGTACTCGGTGAGCGCGGCGAGCACCATGAACCCGCCGTAGGAGCCGCCGTAGGCGACGACCCGGTCGGAATCGACGTCGCCGCGGCCGGTGAGCCACTCGACGCCCGCGGCGATGTCCTTCACGGAGTCCATCCGCTTCTCGACGTTGTCGAGGTTCATGTACTCCGCGCCGTACCCGGAGCTTCCGCGGACGTTCGGTTCGAAGACGGCGTAGCCGTTGTCCACGAAGTACTGGCGGAGGGAGAGGAAGTAGGGGCGGCGCTGGGCTTCGGGGCCGCCGTGGATGTCCACGATGACGGGGTGCGGGCCGGGTTCGTCCGGGAGGGTGAGGAACGCGGGAACCTCCAGGCCGTCGAAGGACTCGAAGTGCACGAGGTCGGGCGTCGTGAACGAGTCCTTGGGGATGCCGGCGGTGGCGGCGTCCGTCCACCGCGTGCTCTCGCCGGTGTCGGTGTCGAAGACGTGGACGTTCGTGTTCTCGGTCGGCGCGGAGACGGCGACCGCGACCTCGTCTGCGCCGGGGCCGAAGCTCAACCCCATCACGACGCCGTTCGGGAGGTCGGGGCTCGCGTGCTCGGTCCAGTCGGGGAGGTCGTAGAGGGTGAGTTCGCTGTAGCCGTCCACGTTCCGAATCGCCGCGAGCGTCCCGGAATCGTGGTCGACGGCGAGCGATTCGACGTTCCAGCCGTCGCCCTCGACGCGGGTGTCGAGGTCGAGGGTGTCGAGGTCGAGTTCGGCGAGGTAGCGCGTGTCCGCGCCGTGGTCGGTGGAGACGAGGAGTGAGTCGCCGCTCGGGTGCCAGGCGACGCTCCCGTACCGCACGTCGCCGTCGTGGGGCGTGACGTGCTCGTAGTCGCCGGTGTCGAGGTCGAGGACGTAGAGGTCGTGGTCGCGGTTCGAGTGCATCTCGTGGACGACGAGGCGGTCGTCCGAGGGGCTCCAGCCGGCGACGGTGAGCCAGTCCATGCCGCGGCCGTCGAACACCAGCTCGGCGTCCTCGCCGGTCTCGTCGCGGCGCTGGACGTACGCGTCGAAGTCGGCTTCCTCGCGGCGGTTCGCGGTGAACGCGAACCGGTCGCCGTCGTGGCTCCAGCCGCCCCACTGGTGGATGCTCTCCGGGTCGTCCGTGAGGGGAACGTCCTCGCTGCCGTCCGCGCTCAGTCGGAACAGCTGGGTCTTCTCGTTTCCGCCCTCGTCCATCCCGTAGACGAGTTCCGCGCGGGTGGGCGAGTAGGAGGCGAAGGAGACGGACTCCTCGTGGAAGGAGAGCTGGTCGGGCCACGATTCGGGGTCGTCGAGTTGCCAGACCTGGTTCGTTCCCGTGGTGTCCATCAGGAACGCGAGTCGGCCGTCCGGGCCGAAGGAGGGGCCGCCGGCGCTCCGGATGTTGAGGTAGCGTTCGATGTCGTACGCCATACCGGTGGGTGCGGACCGAGGGGGAAAGCCGTTCGGGTGGCGGAACCCGAACCGTGAAACCTTTTATGCGCACCTCGAATCCTCTCCTGTATGCGCGTGGCGTTCGTCGCGGACCACACCGTCCACCACGACAGCCGTCCGGAGTCCGCCGAACGCCTCGACCGCCTCGCCGGCCTGCTCACCGAGCGCGGCCACGACGTGTCCGTTCTCTGCAGTCAGTGGTGGGAGGGCGACGTAGACGAGTTCGAACACGACGACATCGACTACGTCGCCGTCACCGACGACCCCGGCGACTGGAAGTTCCCCGTGCGGGTGCCGGGCGCACTCCACGAGGTCGCCCCGGAGGTCGTGCACGCGTTCGGGCCGCCGAGCCACCTCGCCGCCGCCCGCGTCGGCGCGCTCGGCGACACCGCGTTCGTGAGCGACGTGTTCGACGCGCCCGACCGGGGCGTGCTCGCCGACCGCTGTCTACGAGTTGCGGCGGGCGGCGGCCCCGTCGTCGTCCCCGCGCGCACCGTCGCCACCGCGCTCCGCGAGGCCGGCGTCCCCGCCGCGGCGCTCACGACGCTCGGGAACCCCATCGAGATGGAGCGCATCCGAACCACCGACCCCGAGCCGTGCGGCGACATCGTCTACTCGCGGCGGCTGGACGAGGACGCGAACCTCGAAAGCCTCCTGCTCGCGCTCGCGGAGTTCCGCGAGTACGACTGGGGCGCGACGATCGTCGGGGACGGCCCCGAGCGCGCGAACTACGAGCGCCAGGCGCGCGACCTCCGCATCGACGACCGCGTCGAGTTCGTCGGCGAGAAGGACGTATCGGAGCGAATTGCGCTGTTCAAGGACGCGCACGTCTACGTGCACACGGCGCGCCGGACGACGTTCGCGACCGACCTCCTGCGCGCGCTCGCCTGCGGCTGCGTCGGTATCGTGGAGTACCACGCGCAGTCGAGCGCGCACGAACTCGTCGAACAGGAACCCCGGGGGTTCCTCGCGACGAACGACGAGGAGATAACGGAACGCCTCGCGGAAGCCGCGGACATCCCCCGCGAGGACGTGTCGGAGCGGTTCGCCGACCACGACGAGACGACCTTCGCGGAGACCTACCTCGACTTCTACCGCGCGGG from Salarchaeum japonicum carries:
- a CDS encoding S9 family peptidase, producing the protein MAYDIERYLNIRSAGGPSFGPDGRLAFLMDTTGTNQVWQLDDPESWPDQLSFHEESVSFASYSPTRAELVYGMDEGGNEKTQLFRLSADGSEDVPLTDDPESIHQWGGWSHDGDRFAFTANRREEADFDAYVQRRDETGEDAELVFDGRGMDWLTVAGWSPSDDRLVVHEMHSNRDHDLYVLDLDTGDYEHVTPHDGDVRYGSVAWHPSGDSLLVSTDHGADTRYLAELDLDTLDLDTRVEGDGWNVESLAVDHDSGTLAAIRNVDGYSELTLYDLPDWTEHASPDLPNGVVMGLSFGPGADEVAVAVSAPTENTNVHVFDTDTGESTRWTDAATAGIPKDSFTTPDLVHFESFDGLEVPAFLTLPDEPGPHPVIVDIHGGPEAQRRPYFLSLRQYFVDNGYAVFEPNVRGSSGYGAEYMNLDNVEKRMDSVKDIAAGVEWLTGRGDVDSDRVVAYGGSYGGFMVLAALTEYPDLWAAGVDVVGIANFVTFLENTGEWRREHREAEYGSLEHDREFLESISPINNISSIRAPLLVMHGANDPRVPVGEAEQVADEASEHVPVEKLVFEDEGHGFSKLENRITAYRTTVEFLDEHV
- a CDS encoding glycosyltransferase is translated as MRVAFVADHTVHHDSRPESAERLDRLAGLLTERGHDVSVLCSQWWEGDVDEFEHDDIDYVAVTDDPGDWKFPVRVPGALHEVAPEVVHAFGPPSHLAAARVGALGDTAFVSDVFDAPDRGVLADRCLRVAAGGGPVVVPARTVATALREAGVPAAALTTLGNPIEMERIRTTDPEPCGDIVYSRRLDEDANLESLLLALAEFREYDWGATIVGDGPERANYERQARDLRIDDRVEFVGEKDVSERIALFKDAHVYVHTARRTTFATDLLRALACGCVGIVEYHAQSSAHELVEQEPRGFLATNDEEITERLAEAADIPREDVSERFADHDETTFAETYLDFYRAGGAGYD